The proteins below are encoded in one region of Engystomops pustulosus chromosome 8, aEngPut4.maternal, whole genome shotgun sequence:
- the LOC140076121 gene encoding olfactory receptor 2M4-like, with the protein MDPQNFSFPAEYPCRYLMDDPMYITVHILPFSSKNIEKLLNLWAFSTLYFIGIFLNLVVIVVICLDAHLHSPMYVFFCNLSSIDICYTTVVIPNLLYMLLSGDDLLSVTQCFSQMYGYMLCASAEVILLFVMWFDRYVAICHPFSYHQMFQSNKCILTVVIIWICAFLNSSLLLRSLLTLSFNEVVSIRNFFCDTLDVFKASCGGSREFTLIVYVELVLLGFLPFLCNFLSYVSIFRVILHMKSKEGRRKTLSTCLSHLTVMAIYYSVGSVVYLMPFSGHTELLKQILSVFYVIIVPTINPIIYSLRNKEIITACQKLMKIS; encoded by the coding sequence ATGGATCCTCAGAATTTTTCCTTTCCTGCAGAATATCCTTGTCGATATCTCATGGACGACCCCATGTACATTACAGTTCACATTCTGCCGTTCTCCTCAAAAAACATAGAGAAGCTGCTGAATCTCTGGGCTTTTTCCACATTATATTTCATAGGAATCTTTCTGAATTTGGTTGTTATTGTGGTGATTTGTCTCGATGCCCATCTACACTCTCCTATGTATGTCTTCTTCTGTAACTTGTCCTCCATAGATATCTGCTACACCACAGTCGTTATTCCTAATCTCCTCTACATGTTACTATCTGGGGATGACCTGTTATCTGTCACCCAGTGCTTCTCCCAGATGTACGGTTATATGTTATGTGCCAGTGCCGAGGTTATTCTGCTCTTTGTGATGTGGTTTGACCGATACGTCGCCATTTGTCATCCATTTTCTTATCACCAAATGTTTCAAAGCAACAAATGTATCCTGACTGTAGTCATCATCTGGATCTGCGCCTTCCTAAATTCTTCCTTACTCCTAAGATCTCTCTTAACATTGTCCTTCAATGAAGTTGTTAGTATTCGTAATTTCTTCTGCGATACCCTAGATGTATTTAAGGCATCATGTGGCGGCTCTCGGGAGTTCACCCTTATAGTTTATGTAGAGTTGGTGCTGCTtggatttttgccatttttatgcAACTTTCTGTCATATGTTTCTATATTCCGTGTTATTCTCCACATGAAGTCAaaagaaggaaggaggaagaCCCTCTCCACCTGCTTGTCCCATCTCACTGTTATGGCCATTTATTACTCTGTAGGTTCCGTGGTGTATCtgatgcccttttcagggcacacGGAGCTCCTGAAGCAGATCCTTTCAGTGTTTTATGTGATAATTGTTCCCACAATCAATCCGATCATTTATAGTCTACGCAACAAAGAAATCATCACAGCTTGTCAGAAGCTAATGAAGATCTCATGA